In the genome of Triplophysa dalaica isolate WHDGS20190420 chromosome 17, ASM1584641v1, whole genome shotgun sequence, the window TTTTATGacccatttaaaaaattgtttatgtaataaagttaacattcaataaaattcaacaaattgtttatttaatacaattattatgcaataaaatattaatttgaattaatggtaatataaataaaataaaatatagatatttatatattagccactagccagaccgatgaACAAACACTAACTGGAAGTTAGCTTCCTGCTATAAAACTACCTCAAAAGAGGCTACAAAAAGTTCTTCtaaaaccatttttggttcccaaGAGAAACATACTCAAAAGTTCTTATAAGGACCACTTCTTTCTTACTGTTTGTAATCTAACATACCTTTTTTcactacaaaaaaacatttgtttaacagaaaagtttttcttcataataaaaccattcagccaaaaattGTTATTGTGGTTGTGTATAGGAATTATGCTGTGACtaaactttataaataaatgaaaatctatAAATATTTGGTCCTTTGTTGgtcatcatttttataataaaaaataacatgttgGCATTTTTCTCTACATAATTGATTCCAAACATAGTTTGCAaaacatttcactcaagtgCACTAACTTTAGAATGGATCTGTACATCAACAGATGTGTAAATAAGCCTTTAATTCACCAGTTTATATagatgcatttggcagacggtttATCGAAAATGACTTACAGTGCTTTCCAGCTCTGTTTTACCAGTATGTGTGCAaccagaaaaatgttttttcttttttaaacatatattgaAGAAATGGCCTTTTAAATTTAGCTGAGTCATTAGTATGTTCCTGCTCATCTTGAAACAGAGCTGTATGATATATGTCAGCAGGAGGGCGGGGCAGGAATGAGATATGTGATCATAGCGTCATTCAGCTCCCACCCATTTTAAAGCCCCAGTTTGAGGCGCTGATAGGGATGGCTATCATTATCAGACCAATGCAATGACCCCTCCCTTTCACAGACATGTCTCATACATAGCCAAAAGAAGAGTCActgatatttaatataaaaaacctTGTAgaactttcttctgtgaaagtGTTTCACAAGATGCCATAGAAGTTCTATTTCAAAGTGCCATAAGAACCCTTTTTGTGTATAAACAACCTTCAACACACATAGAAccttctgtttcacaaaagggtCATTGAATAGGTGCcttagattataaaaagataaaatattaatgGATCTTTTAAGAACATTTACTGAATTGAATGTAAGTATTTTCCCCCCAAAATGGTTTTAAGCTGTTATTTATAGCCTTTAAAGACACATACCTGCAAAGCTGCtactaattaaaaatatttaggaaaacatttagatatatgggatgttttcaaattaaaacaatGCCACAAATCGAATTTGTATcaattaacttattttaactaaatcaaatcaatatttgGGTGTGACCCCTTATTTGCTTTTGTCACATGTAGTTTTTCAGCTTTGCCTCCAATGCTTCTTGGAGACATTGCCAAAGTTATTTTGGATTTAGTatgtctcttttctctttctttatgTAATAATAGACGGTCATGATGGTAAAACCTGATCTCAAGTTAGATTATTACAAATGATGCCAAAAGGAATGTTTGGAATCTGATATTCCCAACTGACACACTGCAGCAAAAGATAAATTAACTCTTGGGCGGGTGAAAATACTAATGTTCCTGAGACTTTTGCACAGtatatatagttttataaaagtattaaaacaacTTTGACACAGTGCAAAAATTTATTtctgatttttacattttcctgGTTCTGCAAATCTAAGctaaaaatgaatacatgttttataATCCATGTAATGTAAATCTGCTTTATATATCTTGTgtaattaatgaaaaaatactgtGCCATAAGTTTCCATGAATTGTTGCCAGTGGGACGTGTTTGACGCAGAATTTGTCAACTCTCACGTGATTAACTCCGGAACGCCTGTGAGTCGAAAACAGCGACCGACAGAAACTCATAGTCTAACTATTATCTTTCATTTTAGTAATTTTGTAACGAGTTGGGCTACGTATaaatttatttcatgtttaatatGTGATAGAAAAACGGTCCAGGAACCGCACACGGCAATTTTAAGTTGCGTTTTGTTCAGgtaaaaagttttgaaatagTCACAGGAAACATATTGCATTTGGGTCACGACGTCTCAAAATGCTCTCAAAAACCGAAAAAGAGCTTATTGTACATATCTGGGAAAAAATGCTTCCAGTGGCGGAAGAAATTGGATCTGAAGCTCTTTTAAGGTATGATTTAATTGACTAACTCATTATAGCTCTATAGCCAAAAAAGCACCTTAATAATAATTcgaatatttgtattaatttaaagtTTCATATTGAAATGCTTTTCGTCTTAAATCTCACATTATGGTACTGAACTATTACATTGTTAAACGTCTCTAAGCTGATGCTAAAAAGttacaattttgaaaaattatcAAAGAATTTAAAGTCGGACTTACAGTAGGCTCTTTGGTGGATCCTTGATAGTTCGTCGTTTTTAATTTTCTGATAGGCTATTGTAATATCAAAGTCTTGATTGTTGGTCTTGTCATATTTTGGCAGCTGTTCATGAGTTACGCCAGCACAGCCAAAGTGGGAGGAGATTGCATAAATTCTTGAGTTCTGCATAAACCTcaacgtgtttgtgttttttccgCTGTTCATCGGTTTACAGGATGTTCACAACGTTTCCTAAAACAAAGACATACTTCAATCATCTTGACATCGGTCCAGGTTCACAGCATTTACGTTGCCACGGGAAGAAAATCATCCAGGCTTTAGCTGAAGGTGCCAGAAATATAAGCACACTTACCACTACGCTGGCACACCTAAGCAGGTTTCACGCGTATCAATTAAGAATACATCCTACGAACTTCAAGGTGACACTTACATATCACGAGTTTACTTTATATGTAATTGATTATTAATGCTGACTGCCAGTTAAGCCAACTAATGCAGTGTCAGCGTACCCAAAACActgttacattttcattatttagcCTTAGGGTTAACCTGTCACTTTTGTTTCCAGCTTTTCAATCACTGCATACTTGTGACGCTAGCTTGCAAAATGGGGGATAATTTCACTCCAGTTGCACACGCGGCCATCGACAAGTTTCTTTCGGCTTTCTCGGCTGTTTTAGCTGAGAAATTCCGATGAAGACCACAGAAGAAGATGAAATGATTCTGCGAACTTAATTTAATCGAACAGAGTGTCTTTTACTCTTTGTCTATTCTTGAATGCAATGCCATGGTAgactatatttaataaagaacaTAAAGCCAATAAACCTGTATTGAAAGCCTCTCTTATTGCGCCCTCTGTTGGATGGTTGGCCAATGCACAATAAATGCAGTTCAAGAGCTACATCGTCACTGCTACGTTCCAAGAAATAAAGTTGGTGCTCAAATGCTTGTCAACTTCTTAGTGGAACCGAACTTAAACTGCgttgaataaacaaatgaatacaaCAAGCAAGTGAGGTTTTTTGTTATCAGGGACGAGCTTAATAGAGTAAGTGTGGTGCTGTCCGTAGAGAAGTGCTGAAACCTTGTCCATCGAAATGGACGGTATACGCTCTCCATTGTGCTGAAATCATCAACGCATTATTAATTGTGCATTCAGTGAGTTCAtgtgtgcatttgttttatCGATGGGCCTATGTTGCAAAATATTAGAGTTACTAGTTACACTCTTGTCAGAAAAGGTAAGGAAGGGTCATATTTTATCATAGTGAAGGCCTCAAACTCACGCTGCTTCTTAATGTTAAAACCCATCATTTAACCTTCACCTTCACTTAAAGAGTATTGATTACTGgcaaataaatcacaataagAGATATAAATGGGGAAATAATTTGTGAACCTTTTAATTGGTAGTCAAAATAATCTAAAtcattatttatctatttattcaaTCGTTcgtttattaattataatatttgtttttttaagttattgtttTTAAGTAGCctacacataaaaatgtatgatattgaCAGAGGTGTAAAGAGTACATGAAAACcatacttaagtaaaagtacagatacctTGCAGCGAAAATTACTCCTTTACAAGTTACAATTTACCAATTTCAGAAATGACTTCAGTAAAAATCTTAGAGTATCCAATCCAACAAACAGTATACTTGAGTATTTTGCTCTTACTGAATTTAGGCTCAAAGGACCACTAGTCCTTGAGACTTAAGAGACATGTCAGTGAAGaacaagaaacagttgattcgTGAGAAGAGCAAtcgcatttattttcttaattcaTAATAAGACTGAACACAATCAAATTTGCAACAAATCATGGTCGACACCATAATCTACGTCTACTATAAACACCCAGTCTCGTTTAAGCTCGAGTGCTCGTGTAACAAACTCGTTGAAGAAGGTCTCTTCAATATAACggacaaataaaatgaaaatgttttgaaagtgTTTTGGTCCAAAAGTCAGAGATTCGCTaagctttatatattttttatttaaaatacccTAGAATCTAATAAATCGTGGCATTCATCGAATTCAGATATAAAGTTATGAGATTTCTAATCATAAACACATGACAAAGTTGCATTGAAgtcttatttattattatttattcatttttgatacaaaGCTTTAGACTGACACAACGTTAGTCCATATGTTTAAAGGTCTTAATGGTACTGTCTGCACAGAGCAGAGACCACAACAGCAAGAAACTTCTGCCAGGCAGCCTGCTTCTCAGGTGTGAATGAGGTACCCATGCTGGCGGCAATCACGATAGTCAGGCAATCGGCCAACAGCTGAAAAACAGGATAAGAAAGAATGTCAGCTGGTATTATGTTAAATTGTGTCTGTATTTATATGCATGAACTGAACACTCTAAAATGTTTGGTTGTTTCCAAAATGTAGCATGTACGAATATTTTCGAGGTTAACTTCAACCAACGCTTTGGGTTTATTACATTCTACTCATGGCCAATTTTGCGATTTGAAACAATGCAGGGTTTTTATTGCCATCAAAATTGGCTGGATGTAATCGGGTCAAATTGTGAATTTAATTCGACTGAATCGACATGAAAGCATTCGAAAATGTGTTGGGAGCAACTCCACTTTTGACTGTGTGATGTTCTGCTTACCTTGAAGTTGTCAGGATCCACGCGCAGTTTCTCGGAGTGCAGCACGCTCAGTTCTTTGTAGGTGTTCTTGATGTCGTCCATGTTCTTCATGGCTCTTTCAAGTCCATTAAGCACAACTTTTCCGTGAGCAGCGACCATAGGATTGTTAATGATGGCCTCTGCATTGTACAAGTTTCCAAAATTGCCGAAGT includes:
- the zgc:163057 gene encoding hemoglobin subunit alpha-D-like, which gives rise to MLSKTEKELIVHIWEKMLPVAEEIGSEALLRMFTTFPKTKTYFNHLDIGPGSQHLRCHGKKIIQALAEGARNISTLTTTLAHLSRFHAYQLRIHPTNFKLFNHCILVTLACKMGDNFTPVAHAAIDKFLSAFSAVLAEKFR
- the LOC130438923 gene encoding hemoglobin subunit beta-like — translated: MVVWTEQERAFIQEIFGKLNYEEAGPKALSRVLIVYPWTQRYFGNFGNLYNAEAIINNPMVAAHGKVVLNGLERAMKNMDDIKNTYKELSVLHSEKLRVDPDNFKLLADCLTIVIAASMGTSFTPEKQAAWQKFLAVVVSALCRQYH